The Zobellia alginiliquefaciens genome contains a region encoding:
- a CDS encoding arylsulfatase: MIKTRVSIDVLGSKAFRLLLFFIIAQGMLSCSNQSENKPDKKPNVILIITDDQGFGDLGYYGNPNIKTPVLDSLAERSVRFDEFLVNPVCAPTRSAIMTGKYAMSTGVHDTYRGGAMMAPSEVTIAELLKEADYKTGMIGKWHLGDNYPMRPQDQGFDYTLNHLSGGIGQYGDWPNTLKGDRSYFDPILWKNGEQVQTQGYCSDVFTEAAIDFVKENKESPFFLYLSYNAPHGPLQLPQKYYDLYKDIDPDANVKDQGLPYPKVTEHSRENARKVYGMVTNIDDNLRLLFKSLDELELEENTLVIFMTDNGPQHPRYIAGMRGRKGSAFQGGVRVPSFWYYPKAFKEPRDIKTPAAHYDILPTLAELTGAKIPDDLKIEGTSLMPLLTKEESELPERIINRYWSRDAPVRYRNIATRKGNYKLVGVGKDDNGNDQFQLFNLDKDPYEQNDISSENKKLVDELKVEMDNWLNTMETSEHILDSPRPIIGTVFENPVMLNQNDANFIKKEGEKKELIYWDAIIKETKNYDIIVHLDQAMMDNGELELVIGDQREALSFKGEGQTNFVFKDLELSEGDITIMPKLYVMHNGEMEYKYPFYVEVKSL, translated from the coding sequence ATGATTAAAACGAGGGTGTCAATTGATGTATTAGGATCAAAAGCTTTTCGACTGCTGTTATTTTTCATAATAGCACAAGGTATGTTGTCTTGTAGTAACCAATCTGAGAACAAACCGGACAAAAAGCCAAACGTTATACTCATTATAACGGATGATCAAGGCTTTGGAGATTTGGGTTATTATGGAAACCCGAATATAAAGACTCCCGTATTGGACAGCCTTGCCGAACGAAGCGTAAGGTTCGATGAATTTTTGGTCAACCCGGTTTGTGCTCCTACGCGTTCTGCTATTATGACCGGAAAGTATGCTATGAGTACCGGTGTGCATGATACGTATAGGGGAGGAGCTATGATGGCACCATCTGAGGTTACCATTGCAGAGCTACTCAAAGAAGCAGATTATAAGACGGGAATGATAGGAAAATGGCATTTGGGCGATAATTACCCCATGAGGCCTCAGGATCAAGGATTTGATTATACTTTAAATCACTTGTCTGGGGGTATAGGTCAATATGGGGACTGGCCCAATACCTTAAAAGGAGACCGTAGCTACTTTGATCCTATTCTATGGAAAAATGGAGAGCAGGTACAAACCCAAGGGTATTGCTCGGATGTTTTTACAGAAGCAGCTATAGATTTTGTCAAGGAAAACAAAGAGAGTCCGTTTTTTCTGTACCTGTCGTACAATGCGCCACATGGCCCGCTGCAACTGCCTCAGAAGTACTATGATTTATATAAGGATATAGACCCTGATGCAAATGTTAAGGACCAAGGCCTGCCTTACCCTAAGGTAACCGAGCACAGCAGGGAGAACGCACGAAAAGTCTATGGTATGGTTACCAATATCGATGATAACTTAAGGTTACTTTTTAAAAGTTTGGATGAGTTGGAGCTTGAGGAAAATACCCTAGTGATTTTTATGACGGATAATGGTCCGCAGCATCCAAGATATATTGCAGGCATGCGTGGTAGAAAAGGTTCGGCATTTCAAGGTGGGGTAAGAGTGCCAAGTTTTTGGTATTACCCAAAAGCATTTAAGGAACCTAGGGATATTAAGACACCAGCCGCACATTATGATATACTGCCAACTTTGGCGGAGCTTACGGGAGCCAAGATTCCAGATGACCTAAAGATTGAGGGAACCAGTTTGATGCCTCTATTGACTAAAGAAGAAAGCGAGTTGCCGGAGCGTATTATCAACCGGTATTGGTCTAGGGATGCACCTGTAAGATACAGGAATATAGCTACCAGAAAGGGGAACTATAAACTGGTAGGCGTAGGTAAGGACGATAATGGGAACGATCAGTTTCAGTTATTCAATTTGGATAAGGACCCTTACGAGCAAAATGATATTTCAAGCGAGAATAAAAAATTGGTTGACGAACTTAAGGTTGAGATGGACAATTGGCTTAATACGATGGAAACATCGGAGCATATACTGGATTCGCCACGTCCAATTATAGGTACGGTCTTTGAAAACCCGGTGATGTTAAACCAAAACGATGCGAATTTTATAAAGAAAGAAGGCGAAAAAAAAGAACTTATTTATTGGGATGCGATTATTAAGGAAACAAAAAATTATGACATCATCGTCCATCTAGACCAAGCAATGATGGATAATGGTGAGCTGGAGTTGGTCATAGGTGACCAAAGAGAAGCACTTAGCTTTAAGGGAGAGGGGCAGACCAATTTTGTTTTTAAAGACCTAGAACTAAGCGAAGGGGATATTACCATAATGCCAAAACTTTATGTTATGCATAATGGAGAAATGGAATACAAGTACCCCTTTTATGTAGAGGTTAAGAGTTTATAA